A part of Oceanotoga teriensis genomic DNA contains:
- a CDS encoding sensor histidine kinase: MNKKIFFYGITIRLSIYAALIFSLIEEYHYFPNDLIKYLIIVGFIFVNDIFRYMIKSRRVFFIISFIFSIIISVFLTAYVSNDFLIYFFFLTYEFIIDESGIYSFLIGIFHFLSFTYIWLVNSGMNLIKDKNIFELIIYNSTDFFTNIFIYFVIVAILFLIKRLINERNKVMKLNEKLKNSLEEIEILTIQNERNRLAQEIHDSIGHSIAGLIMHLDYLEKIYKNNSKEVESIIEKSQNLARNSMKDLRKAVNTLKEDLNINNLQESIENLIENVSTKEKVIEYIFDGNIENMNQNIKYTVFRISQELITNSLKHSKGNKIYLYIKNDGDFIEIKESDNGFFNGIFEKGNGLKGIEKRVKSVNGEVIYDYEKNFSILIKIPLEGVYNDKSYDC, from the coding sequence ATGAATAAAAAAATATTTTTTTATGGAATCACTATAAGATTGTCTATATATGCAGCTTTAATATTTAGTTTAATAGAAGAGTATCATTATTTTCCAAATGATTTAATAAAATATTTGATAATAGTTGGATTTATATTTGTCAATGATATTTTTAGATATATGATTAAATCAAGAAGAGTATTTTTTATAATATCTTTTATATTTTCTATAATCATATCTGTATTTCTCACGGCTTATGTTAGTAATGATTTTTTGATATATTTCTTCTTTTTAACTTATGAATTTATAATAGATGAAAGTGGTATTTATTCTTTCTTGATAGGTATTTTTCATTTTTTATCTTTTACATATATATGGCTTGTAAATAGTGGTATGAATTTAATAAAAGATAAAAATATATTTGAATTGATCATTTATAATAGTACGGATTTTTTTACAAATATATTCATATATTTTGTAATAGTCGCAATTTTATTTTTAATAAAGAGATTAATAAATGAAAGAAATAAGGTCATGAAATTAAATGAAAAGCTAAAAAATTCTTTAGAAGAAATAGAAATTTTAACTATACAAAATGAAAGAAACAGACTTGCACAAGAAATACATGATTCAATAGGACATTCTATAGCTGGATTAATAATGCATTTAGATTATTTAGAAAAAATATATAAAAATAATAGTAAAGAAGTTGAAAGTATAATAGAAAAATCTCAAAATCTTGCAAGAAATTCTATGAAGGATTTAAGAAAGGCTGTAAATACTTTAAAGGAAGATTTAAATATAAATAACTTACAAGAAAGTATAGAAAATTTGATAGAAAATGTGAGTACTAAAGAAAAAGTAATAGAGTATATTTTTGATGGGAATATAGAAAATATGAATCAAAATATTAAATATACTGTTTTTAGAATATCACAGGAATTGATAACTAATTCTTTGAAGCATTCAAAAGGAAATAAAATATATTTATATATAAAAAATGATGGTGATTTTATTGAAATAAAAGAATCTGATAACGGATTTTTTAATGGAATATTTGAAAAAGGAAATGGATTGAAGGGTATAGAAAAAAGAGTTAAAAGTGTTAATGGTGAAGTAATTTATGATTATGAAAAAAATTTTTCTATTTTAATAAAGATACCTCTGGAGGGTGTATATAATGATAAAAGTTATGATTGTTGA